Below is a window of Streptomyces qaidamensis DNA.
GGCGGCCAGCGAGTGGCCCACCAGCACGTGCAGGCACTTCACCCGGTCCGGCATGCCGCCCGCGCTCGGGAAGTTCTTCAGCTCCTCGATCTCGTCGCGCCGCCGGATGTAGTCCTCGTGCGCGGCCCGGTACGCCGCCGCCAGCTCCGGGTCCGAGGCCAGCCGCTCGGTCATCTCCTTCATCACGCCGTTGGCCTCCAGCGTGCCGATCGCCGAGGCGGCGCGCGGGCACGTCAGGTAGTACAGCGTGGGGAACGGCGTCCCGTCCGGCAGGCGCGGGGCCGTCTCGACGACGTCCGGCTGTCCGCACGGGCAGCGGTGGGCGATCGCGCGCAGACCGCGCGGGGGCCGGCCGAGCTGCTGCTCGAAGGCCTCGACGTCCGCGTCGGTGGGCTCGGTGCGCGGGGTGGTCGGCGGGGGCGTTTCCATGACTGTCTTCAGGCTGTCTTTCTCTGATCGCCGGCTGGGAGGCCAGGTCACTGGCCGGAGGCGTCGGACTTGTCGACGCCGTCCCAGACGTTGGAGTACCAAGGGCGGTCCGCCGCCCCCAGGTCGGTGCGCGACTGCTTCGCCGCGTGCGGGTCGATGACGATGAACCCCGTCTCCCCCGGCATGACGTAGTGCAACCGCTTGCGGATCTGCTGCTCGGCGTACGCGTCGTCCTGCCAGCGCGCCTTCAGGTCGCGCAGCCGTTCGACGCGCTCACGGGCCTGCTGCTGTTCGCGCTGGAGGTCGTCGATCTCGGCCCGCTGTGAGACGTACTCCCGCATCGGGTAGGCCAGGGCCACGATCAGCGAGCACATCACCAGGGCGAGCAGCGCGGCCCGGCCGGTCAGCCGCGAGCGGCGGGCCTGGCGCTTGGTCTGGGAGCGGTAGACCCGGGCCGCGGTCTGCTCGCCGAGCAACCGGATCCTGGTCGCGGTGGAGAACCGGTCCCGGTCCTTCACGGCCATGTCAGTCCGCCTCCCGCTCCACCGTCATACGCGCGTACGTCCCCGGACACGGTACGGGACCGGGTACGGGGACGTACGTACGACGCTGCTACTTACGGGCCGGGTCAGCCCTTACTGTGCCTAATGGTTCGCAGAGCGAAACCGCGGGAAGGCGCTGCGGCCGGCGTACACCGCGGCGTCGTCGAGAATCTCCTCGATGCGCAGCAGCTGGTTGTACTTGGCGACGCGCTCGGAGCGGGCCGGGGCGCCGGTCTTGATCTGGCCGCAGTTGGTGGCGACGGCCAGGTCGGCGATGGTGACGTCCTCGGTCTCACCGGAGCGGTGGGACATCATGCACTTGAAGCCGTTGCGCTGGGCCAGCTCGACGGCGTCCAGGGTCTCGGTGAGCGAACCGATCTGGTTCACCTTGACCAGGAGCGCGTTGGCCGCGCCCTCCTCGATGCCGCGGGCGAGGCGCTCGGGGTTGGTGACGAACAGGTCGTCGCCGACGATCTGGACCTTGTCGCCCAGCTTGTCGGTGAGGGCCTTCCAGCCGTCCCAGTCGTCCTCGAACAGCGGGTCCTCGATGGAGACGAGCGGGTACGCGCCGACGAGCTCCGCGTAGTACTCGGTCATCTCGGCCGCCGAGCGCTCCTTGCCCTCGAACGTGTAGACGCCGTCCTTGTAGAACTCGGACGCGGCGACGTCGAGCGCCAGGGCGATCTGCTCGCCGGGGGTGTAGCCGGCCTCGTTGATCGCCTCCAGGATGAGGTCGAGGGCCTCGCGGTTGGAGCCGAGGTTCGGGGCGAAGCCGCCCTCGTCGCCGAGGCCGGTGGCCAGGCCCTTGCTCTTCAGGACCTTCTTCAGCGTGTGGTAGACCTCGGCGCCCCAGCGCAGGGCCTCGGAGAAGGACTCCGCGCCGATCGGGGCGATCATGAACTCCTGGATGTCCACGTTGGAGTCGGCGTGCGAGCCGCCGTTCAGGATGTTCATCATCGGCACCGGAAGCAGGTGCGCGTTGGGGCCGCCCAGGTAGCGGAACAGCGGCAGATCGCTGGCCTCGGAGGCGGCGTGGGCGACGGCGAGCGAGACGCCGAGGATCGCGTTGGCGCCGAGGGAGCCCTTGTTGTCGGTGGCGTCCAGGTCGAACATGGCCTGGTCGATCAGGCGCTGTTCTGTGGCGTCGTAGCCGACCAGCTCCGGGCCGATCTGCTCGATGACCGCGAGGACGGCCTTCTCCACACCCTTGCCGAGGTAGCGGTTCGAGTCGCCGTCGCGGAGCTCGATGGCCTCGAAGGCACCCGTGGAGGCGCCGGACGGGACGGCGGCACGACCCGTGCTGCCGTCG
It encodes the following:
- a CDS encoding FtsB family cell division protein; translated protein: MAVKDRDRFSTATRIRLLGEQTAARVYRSQTKRQARRSRLTGRAALLALVMCSLIVALAYPMREYVSQRAEIDDLQREQQQARERVERLRDLKARWQDDAYAEQQIRKRLHYVMPGETGFIVIDPHAAKQSRTDLGAADRPWYSNVWDGVDKSDASGQ
- a CDS encoding DUF501 domain-containing protein, yielding METPPPTTPRTEPTDADVEAFEQQLGRPPRGLRAIAHRCPCGQPDVVETAPRLPDGTPFPTLYYLTCPRAASAIGTLEANGVMKEMTERLASDPELAAAYRAAHEDYIRRRDEIEELKNFPSAGGMPDRVKCLHVLVGHSLAAGPGVNPLGDEAIAMLPEWWRKGPCVTPVEEDAQ
- the eno gene encoding phosphopyruvate hydratase, giving the protein MPSIDVVVAREILDSRGNPTVEVEVGLDDGSTGRAAVPSGASTGAFEAIELRDGDSNRYLGKGVEKAVLAVIEQIGPELVGYDATEQRLIDQAMFDLDATDNKGSLGANAILGVSLAVAHAASEASDLPLFRYLGGPNAHLLPVPMMNILNGGSHADSNVDIQEFMIAPIGAESFSEALRWGAEVYHTLKKVLKSKGLATGLGDEGGFAPNLGSNREALDLILEAINEAGYTPGEQIALALDVAASEFYKDGVYTFEGKERSAAEMTEYYAELVGAYPLVSIEDPLFEDDWDGWKALTDKLGDKVQIVGDDLFVTNPERLARGIEEGAANALLVKVNQIGSLTETLDAVELAQRNGFKCMMSHRSGETEDVTIADLAVATNCGQIKTGAPARSERVAKYNQLLRIEEILDDAAVYAGRSAFPRFRSANH